A single genomic interval of Camelina sativa cultivar DH55 chromosome 11, Cs, whole genome shotgun sequence harbors:
- the LOC104723941 gene encoding uncharacterized protein LOC104723941 isoform X1: protein MSAIVCGKRSLFEDLAAASPPVSKKIRCFSSSSPARFSPPIPPSSSLLLDHLAAIFSDMDKQILEKAIEGCGDDLDSAIRCLNQLRLESANRNSDSATDQSSLVIQEANVETKQQGTAKDEVLSNGEPNVLNLDGTEWVELFVREMTNASDMKDAKTRAARALEALEKSINARTGAAAMQNLQQENMMLKQQLEAIVQENSLLKRAVVTQQKRQRESEDQSQELQHLRQLVTQYQEQLRTLEVNNYALTLHLKQAQQNSSIPGRYHPDVF, encoded by the exons ATGTCTGCGATTGTTTGCGGAAAGAGATCTCTGTTCGAGGACTTAGCCGCCGCTTCTCCTCCCGTCTCCAAGAAAATCCGTTgcttttcttcgtcttctccggctCGTTTTTCTCCTCCGATTCCGCCGTCTTCTTCGCTTCTTCTCGATCATCTCGCCGCGATTTTCTCCGATATGGATAAGCAG ATTCTTGAGAAGGCAATCGAGGGATGTGGAGATGATCTTGATTCAGCCATTAGATGTTTGAATCAGCTTCGTTTAGAATCTGCCAATAGGAATTCAGACTCTGCTACAGACCAATCTTCTCTTGTAATCCAGGAAGCAAATGTTGAAACTAAGCAGCAAG GAACAGCCAAGGATGAAGTCTTATCTAATGGAGAACCAAATGTCTTGAACTTGGACGGTACAGAGTGGGTCGAGCTTTTTGTTAGGGAAATGACGAATGCGTCTGATATGAAAGACGCCAAAACCCGCGCTGCAAGAGCATTGGAAGCTTTGGAGAAGTCAATCAATGCACGTACTGGTGCTGCAGCAATGCAAAATCTCCAGCAG GAAAACATGATGCTGAAGCAGCAATTAGAAGCCATTGTACAGGAAAACAGTTTACTAAAACGAGCAGTAGTGACGCAACAGAAAAGGCAGAGAGAATCTGAAGATCAAAGTCAGGAATTGCAGCATTTGAGACAGCTAGTCACTCAATACCAGGAACAGTTGAGAACTCTAGAG GTAAACAACTATGCTCTGACTCTTCATCTGAAACAAGCTCAGCAGAACAGTTCCATCCCAGGACGGTACCATCCAGACGTCTTTTAA
- the LOC104723941 gene encoding golgin subfamily A member 3 isoform X2 produces MSAIVCGKRSLFEDLAAASPPVSKKIRCFSSSSPARFSPPIPPSSSLLLDHLAAIFSDMDKQILEKAIEGCGDDLDSAIRCLNQLRLESANRNSDSATDQSSLVIQEANVETKQQAKDEVLSNGEPNVLNLDGTEWVELFVREMTNASDMKDAKTRAARALEALEKSINARTGAAAMQNLQQENMMLKQQLEAIVQENSLLKRAVVTQQKRQRESEDQSQELQHLRQLVTQYQEQLRTLEVNNYALTLHLKQAQQNSSIPGRYHPDVF; encoded by the exons ATGTCTGCGATTGTTTGCGGAAAGAGATCTCTGTTCGAGGACTTAGCCGCCGCTTCTCCTCCCGTCTCCAAGAAAATCCGTTgcttttcttcgtcttctccggctCGTTTTTCTCCTCCGATTCCGCCGTCTTCTTCGCTTCTTCTCGATCATCTCGCCGCGATTTTCTCCGATATGGATAAGCAG ATTCTTGAGAAGGCAATCGAGGGATGTGGAGATGATCTTGATTCAGCCATTAGATGTTTGAATCAGCTTCGTTTAGAATCTGCCAATAGGAATTCAGACTCTGCTACAGACCAATCTTCTCTTGTAATCCAGGAAGCAAATGTTGAAACTAAGCAGCAAG CCAAGGATGAAGTCTTATCTAATGGAGAACCAAATGTCTTGAACTTGGACGGTACAGAGTGGGTCGAGCTTTTTGTTAGGGAAATGACGAATGCGTCTGATATGAAAGACGCCAAAACCCGCGCTGCAAGAGCATTGGAAGCTTTGGAGAAGTCAATCAATGCACGTACTGGTGCTGCAGCAATGCAAAATCTCCAGCAG GAAAACATGATGCTGAAGCAGCAATTAGAAGCCATTGTACAGGAAAACAGTTTACTAAAACGAGCAGTAGTGACGCAACAGAAAAGGCAGAGAGAATCTGAAGATCAAAGTCAGGAATTGCAGCATTTGAGACAGCTAGTCACTCAATACCAGGAACAGTTGAGAACTCTAGAG GTAAACAACTATGCTCTGACTCTTCATCTGAAACAAGCTCAGCAGAACAGTTCCATCCCAGGACGGTACCATCCAGACGTCTTTTAA